The proteins below are encoded in one region of Pyxidicoccus trucidator:
- a CDS encoding zf-HC2 domain-containing protein, with protein sequence MTMDWCNELPRFLDGEMPSEEQVLFREHLAGCEPCALEFRDTLQLELLGQTTVEEGPLRASPEARAQQAPRRRWWKDWRVWLSGSGALAVGLVALLLLPWPRQGDAEEVTWLVPEEGRHLEARLTYGVVDRNHRRYVPDRSESDGAPRVTALPLHALSRLEARKDFHGIATAYLLHGAPWQARAFLQRMPPSADRSCDLAVIALERARDVEPAKADGTQLKQTYLDEALELLEAVLREAPAHPQALWNRALVLREMGLTLLAAEAFEAVAKQGEPGWSEEAWGQARTLRDATQARGREWTETYAATRDLMTDLGARLPLAEARVHPGIVRLAFYDAVRAAPTREDVLRLAPLAEALDREYAGKVLSDYVRRVAARDFTRREPAARRYVQVAREEVPVDAALLEALRRSGEEDIYFGALVFASVARRTVDMEALARLAEAQGDPWLQLVAEREWAASEAREGRWWNAEQRLKSALDTCQGTALVFSCLRLERELTELYLEQHRPAEALPHAWSGWNRAKAAREWRSEQGFLLQLADIARYQHAFASARAYLEESLARMPEDCVQRTHIHRNLAAVEWEGFRPDSARRALDRAMACEQPLGLTGAFVLSDLARSRSEPRDGDHLRRALAELRLAGVSPGREALLLFIEGQFELARSRSAGSVLLWSAIDLAERRPDDVDARKARAYAYGALIAEAARAGNWSDALALQGRELRMELVPERCMLAVSVHHERTVVLARGPGGKLQGQHGDSRTEPLRGADGLVPPHLVAELRGCEHVDVLALPPVHGLTGLLPVDLAWSYRVGRRAAPRAAPAQTPARHLVVTGVTGPASLRLPPLEVLQPPRVPDPWRTELRGSQATPSSVLAAMADASEVEVHAHGMFSSAVSDASLVVLSPDLDGRYALTADRVRKARLSRAPVVLLATCSAARTAPYLHEPFSLPVAFIEAGASVVLASTTDIPDTAGEFFEEVRELIRGKARPSVALRDARARWLKEHPGNSRWLAHVLLFE encoded by the coding sequence ATGACGATGGACTGGTGCAACGAGCTGCCTCGCTTCCTGGATGGGGAGATGCCCTCCGAGGAGCAGGTGCTCTTCCGTGAGCACCTGGCGGGCTGTGAGCCGTGCGCCCTGGAGTTCCGCGACACGCTGCAACTGGAGCTGCTGGGGCAGACGACGGTGGAGGAGGGCCCGCTGCGCGCGTCCCCGGAGGCCCGCGCGCAGCAGGCCCCGCGCAGGCGGTGGTGGAAGGACTGGCGGGTGTGGCTGTCCGGGAGCGGGGCGCTGGCGGTGGGGCTGGTGGCGCTGCTGCTGCTCCCCTGGCCGCGGCAGGGCGACGCGGAAGAGGTGACCTGGCTGGTCCCCGAGGAGGGCCGGCACCTGGAGGCGCGGCTGACGTACGGCGTGGTGGACCGGAACCACCGGCGCTACGTGCCGGACCGGAGCGAGTCCGACGGGGCGCCCCGCGTGACGGCGCTGCCCCTGCACGCGCTGTCGCGACTGGAGGCCCGGAAGGACTTCCATGGCATCGCCACCGCGTACCTGCTGCATGGCGCGCCCTGGCAGGCCCGGGCCTTCCTGCAGCGGATGCCGCCCTCGGCGGACCGCTCCTGTGATCTGGCGGTGATTGCGCTGGAGCGGGCCCGCGACGTCGAGCCCGCGAAGGCCGATGGCACCCAGCTGAAGCAGACCTACCTGGATGAGGCGCTGGAGCTGCTGGAGGCCGTGCTGCGCGAGGCGCCGGCGCATCCGCAGGCGCTGTGGAACCGGGCGCTGGTGCTGAGGGAGATGGGGCTGACGCTGCTGGCGGCGGAGGCGTTCGAGGCGGTGGCGAAGCAGGGGGAGCCGGGCTGGAGCGAGGAGGCCTGGGGGCAGGCGCGGACGCTGCGCGACGCCACGCAGGCGCGCGGCCGCGAGTGGACGGAGACCTACGCCGCGACGCGGGACTTGATGACGGACCTGGGCGCGCGGCTGCCGCTGGCGGAGGCCCGCGTGCACCCGGGCATCGTCCGGCTGGCCTTCTACGACGCGGTGCGGGCGGCGCCCACGCGTGAGGACGTGCTGCGGCTGGCGCCGCTGGCGGAGGCGCTGGACCGCGAGTACGCGGGCAAGGTCCTGTCCGACTACGTGCGGCGCGTGGCTGCGCGGGACTTCACCCGCCGGGAGCCTGCTGCGCGGCGCTATGTGCAGGTGGCCCGGGAGGAAGTACCCGTCGACGCGGCGCTGCTGGAGGCGCTCCGGCGCTCGGGCGAGGAGGACATCTATTTCGGGGCGCTCGTGTTCGCGAGCGTCGCGAGGCGCACGGTGGACATGGAGGCGCTGGCTCGGCTGGCCGAGGCGCAGGGGGACCCGTGGCTGCAGCTCGTGGCCGAGCGTGAGTGGGCCGCGAGCGAGGCACGGGAGGGGCGGTGGTGGAACGCGGAGCAGCGGCTGAAGTCGGCCCTGGACACCTGCCAGGGCACGGCGCTCGTCTTCAGCTGCCTGCGCCTGGAGCGCGAGCTCACGGAGCTGTACCTGGAGCAACACCGCCCGGCGGAGGCCCTCCCGCATGCGTGGAGCGGCTGGAACCGGGCGAAGGCGGCGCGCGAATGGCGCTCCGAGCAGGGCTTCCTCCTGCAGCTGGCGGACATCGCCCGCTACCAGCACGCCTTCGCCAGCGCGCGCGCGTACCTGGAGGAGTCGCTGGCGCGGATGCCGGAGGACTGCGTGCAGCGCACGCACATCCACCGGAACCTGGCCGCGGTGGAGTGGGAGGGCTTCCGCCCGGATAGCGCCCGCCGCGCGCTGGACCGCGCCATGGCGTGTGAGCAGCCCCTGGGGCTGACCGGGGCCTTCGTGCTGTCGGACCTGGCGCGCTCCCGGTCCGAGCCCCGGGATGGGGACCACCTGCGTCGCGCGCTGGCCGAGCTGCGCCTCGCGGGCGTCTCGCCCGGCCGCGAGGCGCTGCTGCTCTTCATCGAGGGACAGTTCGAGCTGGCCCGCTCCCGTTCCGCGGGCAGTGTGCTGCTGTGGAGCGCCATCGATCTGGCGGAGCGGCGGCCGGACGACGTGGATGCGCGCAAGGCCCGGGCCTATGCCTACGGTGCCCTCATCGCCGAGGCGGCGAGGGCGGGGAACTGGTCCGACGCGCTCGCACTCCAGGGGCGCGAGCTCCGGATGGAGCTGGTGCCGGAGCGGTGCATGCTGGCGGTGTCCGTGCACCACGAGCGCACGGTGGTCCTCGCCCGGGGGCCTGGTGGCAAGCTGCAGGGGCAGCATGGCGACTCGCGCACCGAGCCGCTGCGGGGGGCGGACGGGCTGGTGCCGCCGCACCTGGTGGCGGAGCTGCGCGGCTGCGAGCACGTGGACGTGCTGGCGCTGCCGCCCGTGCACGGCCTCACCGGCCTGCTGCCCGTGGACCTGGCCTGGAGCTACCGCGTGGGCCGTCGCGCGGCGCCGCGGGCGGCCCCGGCGCAGACGCCCGCGCGCCACCTCGTGGTGACGGGCGTGACGGGCCCCGCGTCGCTGAGGCTGCCGCCGCTCGAGGTGCTGCAGCCGCCCCGGGTACCGGACCCGTGGCGCACGGAGCTGCGGGGCAGCCAGGCCACGCCGTCGAGCGTGCTGGCGGCCATGGCGGACGCCAGCGAGGTGGAGGTGCACGCGCACGGGATGTTCAGCTCCGCGGTGTCGGACGCCTCGCTGGTGGTGCTGTCGCCGGACCTGGACGGCCGCTACGCGCTCACCGCGGACCGGGTGCGGAAGGCCCGGCTTTCACGCGCGCCGGTGGTGTTGCTGGCCACGTGTAGCGCCGCGCGGACGGCGCCCTACCTGCACGAGCCCTTCAGCCTGCCGGTGGCCTTCATCGAGGCAGGGGCGAGCGTGGTGCTGGCCTCCACGACGGACATTCCCGACACGGCGGGCGAGTTCTTCGAGGAGGTGCGGGAGCTCATCCGCGGCAAGGCGCGGCCCTCGGTGGCGCTGAGGGATGCCCGTGCGCGCTGGCTGAAGGAGCACCCGGGCAACTCGCGCTGGCTCGCCCACGTCCTCCTGTTCGAGTGA
- a CDS encoding RNA polymerase sigma factor has product MTTTGVRGERWFQDKKPDPPRLLVETEGAVRANRRLWVVKSPAGGGFEAFAWRVQPTLFSVLGRYCGGMEHDLEDLVHDVLLRALLRWSEVKHLDEDAQRAWTGRVAHNCFMDRCRRKGSESNRLAALLHLHEQFEQPHETWEPELWEFVGPDDLLQAIDKLSSPKLRRTFELYLQGHSYAEIGRDTGEKPGTVGARLSRARRELRVLLKEPAEQRRQERKR; this is encoded by the coding sequence ATGACTACGACAGGAGTACGGGGGGAGCGCTGGTTTCAAGATAAGAAACCAGACCCGCCGCGTCTGTTGGTTGAAACGGAGGGGGCCGTGAGAGCGAATAGAAGGCTGTGGGTGGTGAAGTCTCCAGCCGGGGGTGGGTTCGAGGCTTTCGCTTGGCGCGTGCAACCCACCTTGTTCTCTGTGCTGGGCAGGTATTGCGGCGGGATGGAGCACGACCTCGAGGACCTGGTGCATGATGTGTTGCTCCGGGCCCTGCTGCGTTGGTCGGAGGTGAAGCACCTGGACGAGGATGCGCAGCGGGCGTGGACGGGGCGGGTGGCCCACAACTGCTTCATGGACAGGTGCCGCCGGAAGGGAAGCGAGTCCAACCGGTTGGCGGCGCTGCTGCACCTCCACGAGCAATTCGAGCAGCCCCATGAGACGTGGGAGCCGGAGCTGTGGGAGTTCGTCGGCCCGGACGACCTGCTCCAGGCCATCGACAAGCTCAGCAGCCCGAAGCTGCGCCGGACGTTCGAGCTGTACCTGCAAGGCCACTCGTACGCGGAGATTGGCCGGGACACGGGGGAGAAGCCCGGCACGGTGGGCGCGCGGCTGAGCCGTGCACGCCGCGAGCTGCGAGTGCTGCTGAAGGAGCCCGCGGAGCAGCGGAGGCAGGAGCGGAAACGATGA
- a CDS encoding M24 family metallopeptidase, protein MRSGSWAILSCVLLAACATPARRGTVADAPRLLPWSEQIAVREAWLEKRHGMLLDMMHRHGVGMWIIVNEEFHDDPLTQFVAPPRPYAGNRDVFVFVDAGTEGLKRVALTGYSEAALKRFFELPAEGRTAREVLAELDARHQPKTIALGIGGKRGVTRSLTRDGYAFLVEALGAGAESRFVSAAPLIEEYLDTRLPEEHEHYRTLVALTEAVVKEAFSPEVVEPGKTTVGDVRRWLYDRLWELGVDTWFQPDLRVQRKGLTKTTSRGFLAPATEDVVIQRGDLLHVDFGITYMGLNSDWQKMAYVPLEGETDVPEGLKRALANTHALQDALMLRASRPGRSSADVYEQTMAEMKEKGIEAMVYSHPLGNQGHALGASIDFRSANRKEEPKLLREGSYIAIELNTATEVPEWDGQKVFVMMEDPAYLTAEGWKFFVPRQEAFYFLGRKGVTTRGAPLH, encoded by the coding sequence ATGCGAAGTGGAAGCTGGGCAATCCTCTCCTGTGTGCTGCTGGCCGCCTGTGCCACGCCGGCCCGGAGGGGGACGGTCGCCGATGCGCCGCGCCTGCTGCCCTGGTCCGAGCAGATTGCCGTGCGCGAGGCCTGGCTGGAGAAGCGCCACGGAATGCTCCTGGACATGATGCACCGTCACGGCGTGGGCATGTGGATCATCGTCAACGAGGAGTTCCATGATGATCCGCTCACGCAGTTCGTGGCGCCGCCGCGCCCGTACGCCGGCAACCGGGACGTGTTCGTCTTCGTGGACGCGGGTACGGAGGGGCTGAAGCGGGTGGCGCTGACGGGCTACTCGGAGGCGGCGCTCAAGCGCTTCTTCGAGCTGCCCGCCGAGGGCCGCACGGCGCGCGAGGTGCTGGCGGAGCTGGACGCGCGCCACCAGCCGAAGACCATCGCCCTGGGCATTGGCGGCAAGCGCGGCGTGACGCGCAGCCTGACGCGTGACGGGTATGCCTTCCTGGTGGAGGCGCTGGGCGCGGGGGCGGAGTCGCGCTTCGTGAGCGCGGCGCCGCTCATCGAGGAGTACCTGGACACGCGGCTGCCCGAGGAGCACGAGCACTACCGCACGCTGGTGGCGCTGACGGAGGCGGTGGTGAAGGAGGCCTTCTCGCCCGAGGTGGTGGAGCCGGGGAAGACGACGGTGGGCGACGTGCGCCGCTGGCTCTACGACAGGCTGTGGGAGCTGGGGGTGGACACCTGGTTCCAGCCGGACCTGCGCGTGCAGCGCAAGGGCCTGACGAAGACCACCTCGCGCGGCTTCCTGGCACCCGCCACGGAGGACGTGGTCATCCAGCGTGGAGACCTGCTCCACGTGGACTTCGGCATCACCTACATGGGGCTGAACTCGGACTGGCAGAAGATGGCGTACGTGCCGCTCGAGGGCGAGACGGACGTGCCCGAGGGGCTGAAGCGGGCGCTGGCCAACACGCATGCGCTGCAGGACGCGCTGATGCTGCGGGCGTCGCGCCCGGGCCGCTCGTCGGCGGACGTGTATGAGCAGACGATGGCGGAGATGAAGGAGAAGGGAATCGAGGCGATGGTGTACAGCCACCCGCTGGGCAACCAGGGCCACGCGCTGGGCGCGAGCATCGACTTCCGCTCCGCCAACCGCAAGGAGGAGCCCAAGCTGCTGCGCGAGGGTTCCTACATCGCGATTGAGCTGAACACGGCCACCGAGGTGCCCGAGTGGGACGGGCAGAAGGTGTTCGTGATGATGGAGGACCCGGCGTACCTCACCGCCGAGGGCTGGAAGTTCTTCGTGCCCCGGCAGGAGGCCTTCTACTTCCTCGGGCGCAAGGGCGTCACAACCCGAGGAGCGCCCCTACACTGA
- a CDS encoding CHAT domain-containing protein: protein MSPHCNRLYLFLDGELGPVDEENFRHHLARCEPCATGLHEALQLELLGLYALGDGQVAAKAADVGAPVDLAQARERRWRLPRGRWPVVAALALAAGLAALVVFIPASREAPRAVWLAQASTRQLEARVAYGRADMHRPYTPMRGGTVTPSSASPLPLRELADLEDQGDLHGIAAAYLVRGDLRQASEFLGRAPPSPDRDCDLAVVALEEGRHEEALALLEGVLRQVPEHPQALWNRALVLRDMGLTLLAAEAFEAVAKQGEPGWSEEAGIRARALRQGTQARGRAWKAALAAVRDLMVDAKARLPLEEARRYPGIVRLAFYDAVRAAGSRDAALRLLPLAEVLDGVQGGDVLRGYVRRVAERDFSRRAPLARDYARLVRGELASPADFVETLRRSGEDDLYLGARVLVPSADASRQREAFTGLAREEQDPWLALVAERELANLEEHEGQWWKAEARLRAALAACQGPGLAFRCATLRKRLADLYLALNRPADAFEQAWSGWQASRELGEWELEQQFLQELAHIARYRLDVSGARAYLRESLARTPEVCEQRTYVHRNLAYLSLLDFDPKGARHELELALGCGRPLGLPGALVLSYLARFGSDAQDADLLRRTLSELRRGQPTPGELAQLAFAEGQFSLGQDPTAGRELLHGAIRQAEALPDDVDARKTRMGAYNVLVSDAGRGGDAGQVLALTGAALRVEVPGRCVLAVAVDYERSVVAARGRGGELLGHFDAGRTAPLDRDASGLVPARVLAALRGCEHVDVLALPPVHGLTGLLPADLAWSYRVGRSGGAPSAVRRTGGTHLVVTGVEGPASLGLPRLGPLEPPTVPDPQRVELSGPRATPSRVLEAMAAASEVELHAHGAFSPELSDASLVVLSPEADGRYALSAAHVRTVRLEGAPLVLLATCGAARATPFLHESFSLPVAFIEAGASTVLASTVDIPDSAGRFFEAVRERIRAGVVPSIALRDARRQWLAADPGAAWVQAVLLFE, encoded by the coding sequence ATGAGCCCCCATTGCAACAGGCTGTATCTCTTCCTGGACGGCGAGCTGGGCCCGGTGGACGAGGAGAACTTCCGCCACCACCTCGCGCGCTGCGAGCCGTGCGCCACCGGGCTGCATGAGGCGCTGCAGCTCGAGCTGCTCGGCCTGTATGCGCTGGGCGATGGGCAGGTGGCCGCGAAGGCCGCGGACGTGGGCGCGCCGGTGGACCTCGCGCAAGCGCGGGAGCGCCGCTGGCGACTGCCGCGAGGGCGCTGGCCCGTGGTCGCGGCGCTGGCCCTGGCGGCGGGGCTGGCCGCGCTCGTCGTCTTCATCCCCGCGTCGCGCGAGGCGCCTCGCGCGGTCTGGCTCGCCCAGGCGTCCACGCGGCAGCTGGAGGCGCGGGTGGCGTACGGCCGAGCGGACATGCACCGCCCCTACACGCCCATGCGCGGCGGCACCGTGACGCCCTCCTCCGCGTCGCCGCTGCCACTGCGGGAGCTGGCGGACCTGGAGGACCAGGGAGACCTGCACGGCATCGCCGCCGCGTACCTCGTCCGCGGGGACCTGCGGCAGGCCTCGGAGTTCCTGGGGCGCGCGCCGCCGTCGCCGGACCGGGACTGCGACCTGGCGGTGGTTGCGCTGGAGGAGGGCCGCCATGAGGAGGCGCTCGCGCTGCTGGAGGGCGTCCTGCGCCAGGTGCCCGAGCATCCGCAGGCGCTGTGGAATCGGGCGCTGGTGCTGAGGGACATGGGGCTGACGCTGCTGGCGGCGGAGGCGTTCGAGGCGGTGGCGAAGCAGGGGGAGCCGGGCTGGAGCGAGGAGGCAGGCATTCGCGCCCGGGCGCTCCGGCAGGGCACGCAGGCGCGCGGGCGGGCCTGGAAGGCGGCCCTCGCGGCGGTGCGCGACTTGATGGTGGACGCGAAGGCGCGGCTCCCGCTGGAGGAGGCGCGGCGGTATCCGGGCATCGTCCGGCTGGCCTTCTACGACGCGGTGCGGGCGGCGGGCTCGCGCGACGCGGCGCTGCGCCTGCTGCCGCTGGCCGAGGTGCTGGACGGTGTGCAGGGCGGCGACGTGCTGCGCGGCTACGTGCGGCGGGTGGCGGAGCGGGACTTCAGCCGCCGGGCGCCGCTGGCTCGGGACTATGCGCGGCTGGTTCGCGGCGAGCTGGCCTCGCCCGCGGACTTCGTGGAGACGCTGAGGCGCTCGGGGGAGGACGACCTGTACCTGGGGGCGCGCGTGCTCGTGCCGTCGGCGGACGCCTCCCGCCAGCGGGAGGCCTTCACCGGGCTGGCCCGCGAGGAGCAGGACCCGTGGCTGGCGCTGGTGGCCGAGCGCGAGCTGGCCAACCTCGAGGAGCACGAGGGCCAGTGGTGGAAGGCGGAGGCGCGGCTGCGGGCCGCGCTGGCGGCGTGCCAGGGCCCGGGGCTGGCCTTCCGCTGCGCCACGCTGAGGAAGCGGCTGGCGGACCTGTACCTTGCCCTCAACCGTCCGGCGGACGCCTTCGAGCAGGCGTGGAGCGGCTGGCAGGCGTCGCGCGAGCTGGGTGAGTGGGAGCTGGAGCAGCAGTTCCTCCAGGAGCTGGCGCACATCGCCCGCTACCGGCTGGATGTCTCCGGCGCGCGCGCCTACCTGCGCGAGTCGCTGGCGCGTACTCCAGAGGTCTGCGAGCAGCGGACGTACGTCCACCGCAACCTCGCGTACCTGTCCCTGCTGGACTTCGACCCGAAGGGCGCCCGGCACGAGCTGGAGCTGGCGCTGGGGTGTGGCCGTCCGCTGGGGCTGCCCGGGGCGCTGGTGCTGTCCTACCTGGCGCGCTTCGGCTCGGACGCGCAGGACGCGGACCTGCTGCGCCGCACCCTGTCCGAGCTGCGCCGGGGCCAGCCGACGCCGGGCGAGCTGGCGCAGCTGGCCTTCGCAGAGGGCCAGTTCTCCCTGGGGCAGGACCCCACCGCCGGTCGCGAGCTGCTGCATGGCGCGATTCGACAGGCGGAGGCGCTGCCCGATGACGTGGACGCCCGGAAGACGCGGATGGGCGCGTACAACGTGCTGGTGAGTGACGCGGGCCGTGGCGGCGATGCGGGCCAGGTGCTGGCGCTGACGGGCGCCGCGCTCCGCGTGGAGGTGCCCGGCCGGTGCGTGCTGGCGGTGGCGGTGGACTACGAGCGCTCGGTGGTGGCCGCGCGCGGACGGGGCGGCGAGCTGCTGGGGCACTTCGACGCGGGCCGCACCGCGCCGCTGGACCGGGACGCGTCCGGGCTGGTGCCCGCGCGGGTGCTGGCGGCGCTGCGCGGCTGTGAGCACGTGGACGTGCTGGCCCTGCCGCCCGTGCACGGCCTCACCGGCCTGCTGCCCGCGGACCTGGCCTGGAGCTATCGCGTGGGCCGCTCGGGGGGCGCACCGTCAGCGGTCCGCCGCACCGGGGGGACGCACCTGGTCGTCACCGGCGTGGAGGGGCCCGCCTCGCTGGGGCTGCCCCGCCTGGGCCCGCTGGAGCCCCCGACGGTGCCAGACCCGCAGCGGGTGGAGCTGAGCGGGCCCCGGGCCACGCCCTCGCGCGTGCTGGAGGCCATGGCGGCCGCCAGCGAGGTGGAGCTCCACGCGCACGGCGCCTTCAGCCCGGAGCTGTCGGACGCCTCGCTGGTGGTGCTGTCGCCGGAGGCTGACGGCCGCTACGCGCTCTCCGCCGCCCATGTACGGACCGTCCGGCTGGAGGGCGCGCCGCTGGTGCTGCTGGCCACGTGCGGCGCCGCGCGGGCCACGCCCTTCCTGCACGAGTCCTTCAGCCTGCCGGTGGCCTTCATCGAGGCCGGCGCGTCCACCGTGCTCGCCTCCACCGTGGACATCCCGGACTCGGCCGGACGCTTCTTCGAGGCGGTGCGCGAGCGCATCCGCGCGGGCGTGGTGCCGTCCATCGCGCTGCGGGACGCGCGGCGCCAGTGGCTGGCCGCGGACCCCGGCGCGGCCTGGGTCCAGGCCGTGCTGCTCTTCGAGTAA
- a CDS encoding RNA polymerase sigma factor, whose amino-acid sequence MSHDGFEEFARRVRPMLLALARRMCGHGGVDPEDLVQEALTRALSYHGALVAQPEPVYRAWLCRALTNHFLDLCRKRRSELLEHERGDLRLVRGEVEAPDARTGEAWEHISDKDFLAAIARLSNPRVREAYELHATGLRYRAIAQRMGVPEGTVGSWLFQARKELKALLLPLTGGDGGGDVE is encoded by the coding sequence GTGAGTCACGACGGCTTCGAGGAGTTCGCGCGCCGTGTCCGCCCCATGCTGCTGGCCCTGGCGAGGCGTATGTGCGGCCATGGCGGGGTGGACCCGGAGGACCTGGTCCAGGAGGCGCTCACGCGCGCGCTGTCGTACCACGGCGCGCTTGTCGCCCAGCCGGAGCCCGTGTACCGGGCGTGGCTGTGCCGGGCCCTCACCAACCACTTCCTCGACCTGTGTCGCAAGCGCCGCTCGGAGCTGCTGGAACATGAGCGCGGCGACCTGCGCCTGGTGCGCGGCGAGGTGGAAGCGCCGGACGCGCGCACGGGCGAGGCCTGGGAGCACATCTCCGACAAGGACTTCCTGGCCGCCATCGCCCGGCTCTCCAACCCGCGCGTTCGCGAGGCGTACGAGCTGCACGCCACCGGCCTGCGCTACCGCGCCATCGCCCAGCGCATGGGCGTACCCGAGGGCACGGTGGGGAGCTGGCTCTTCCAGGCGCGCAAGGAACTGAAGGCGCTGTTGCTGCCGCTGACCGGTGGTGATGGTGGAGGGGATGTGGAATGA
- a CDS encoding sensor histidine kinase, producing the protein MGPLFAYSLVPVLSVALLLCFTAALRGRNARGLALYCLATALWSGALLLLCIPRLAWVGERFVTIGAFISATYLHAAYDVTRQRSYRLVALAYAVAVAVMSLGVFVPSILYGPVALGRGPLFWPSMLLAVAAAAVPLVHLARSYRHEAPERRPILRSLGIAGVLAYSGTIGNALLLSSGYALPFGMYLVLAALLVLVHVINAHQAPGDRRLLERSLVYSAMAAVLSAGFLFGVLTLMAGSGQPFLAEYRAGAFFLLALAALAFEPVRQGLQEWLGRRLLKGRASGSELAAALAAQEARADQAARLAELGQFTAAVAHEVRNPLGVLAAHLKLLERRGGDPESVAAMREQIERASHFVDELLRYGRPRPLDLRRVDIPATLALSYSTARQGLGALAPEVSFEPPESESLEVEADQAQLSQVFVILIENSLLALRDVTTPRLRVRCERAERTLRVRVEDSGPGIPPELLPRLFQPFVTGRKREGPRPGTGLGLAIARGILERHGGNIRAGRSEALGGALFELEMPFTQPVSIAAAVS; encoded by the coding sequence ATGGGGCCCCTGTTCGCCTACAGCCTCGTGCCCGTCCTGTCCGTGGCGCTGCTGCTGTGCTTCACCGCCGCGCTCCGGGGTCGCAATGCCCGGGGCCTGGCGCTCTACTGCCTGGCCACCGCCCTGTGGAGCGGCGCGCTGCTGCTGCTCTGCATCCCCCGCCTGGCCTGGGTGGGCGAGCGCTTCGTCACCATTGGCGCCTTCATCTCCGCCACCTACCTGCATGCCGCCTATGACGTGACGCGCCAGCGCTCCTACCGGCTGGTGGCGCTGGCCTACGCGGTGGCGGTGGCGGTGATGAGCCTGGGCGTCTTCGTCCCCAGCATCCTCTATGGCCCGGTGGCGCTGGGGCGCGGGCCGCTGTTCTGGCCGTCCATGCTGCTGGCGGTGGCCGCCGCCGCCGTGCCCCTGGTGCACCTGGCGCGCTCGTACCGGCACGAGGCCCCCGAGCGCCGACCCATCCTTCGCAGCCTGGGCATCGCGGGCGTGCTGGCGTACTCGGGCACCATCGGCAACGCCCTGCTGCTGTCGTCCGGCTACGCGCTGCCCTTCGGCATGTACCTCGTGCTGGCCGCGCTGCTGGTGCTGGTGCACGTCATCAACGCGCACCAGGCGCCCGGGGACAGGCGGCTGCTGGAGCGCAGCCTCGTCTACTCGGCCATGGCCGCGGTGCTGTCCGCGGGCTTCCTCTTCGGCGTGCTGACGCTGATGGCGGGCAGCGGCCAGCCCTTCCTCGCCGAGTACCGCGCGGGCGCCTTCTTCCTGCTGGCCCTGGCGGCGCTCGCCTTCGAGCCGGTGCGCCAGGGACTCCAGGAGTGGCTGGGCCGCCGGCTGCTCAAGGGCCGCGCCAGCGGCAGCGAGCTGGCCGCCGCGCTCGCCGCCCAGGAGGCCCGCGCGGACCAGGCGGCGCGGCTGGCCGAGCTGGGCCAGTTCACCGCTGCGGTAGCCCACGAGGTGCGCAACCCGCTGGGCGTGCTCGCCGCGCACCTCAAGCTGCTGGAGCGCCGGGGTGGAGACCCGGAGTCGGTGGCCGCCATGCGCGAGCAGATTGAGCGGGCCAGCCACTTCGTCGACGAGCTGCTCCGCTACGGCCGCCCGCGGCCATTGGACCTTCGTCGTGTAGACATTCCCGCCACCCTCGCGCTGTCCTACTCCACCGCACGTCAGGGGTTGGGTGCGCTCGCACCGGAGGTCTCGTTCGAGCCGCCGGAAAGCGAGTCATTGGAAGTCGAGGCGGACCAGGCACAGCTCTCACAGGTGTTTGTCATTCTTATCGAGAATTCCCTGCTCGCGCTGAGAGATGTGACAACCCCCCGGCTACGGGTGCGCTGTGAGCGGGCGGAGCGCACGCTCCGGGTCCGCGTGGAAGACAGCGGGCCCGGCATTCCCCCGGAGCTGCTGCCACGGCTGTTTCAGCCCTTCGTGACGGGCCGCAAGCGGGAGGGGCCCCGGCCGGGCACGGGCCTGGGGCTGGCGATTGCTCGCGGCATCCTCGAACGTCATGGAGGAAACATTCGCGCGGGCCGCTCGGAAGCGCTCGGCGGAGCCCTCTTCGAGCTGGAAATGCCTTTCACCCAGCCGGTTTCCATTGCCGCCGCAGTCTCCTGA